The Trichomycterus rosablanca isolate fTriRos1 chromosome 15, fTriRos1.hap1, whole genome shotgun sequence genome contains a region encoding:
- the LOC134328494 gene encoding GTPase IMAP family member 4-like: PELRMVLLGCTGAGKSSTANAILGTVDFRETETTKCEMSSRIVEGRNISVIDTPGMNNTSLTEKQWRIEIQRCAELSHPGPHVFLLVIRLWNFTKEDRKAVWWIREHFGEEALKFTVILFTGREELSHRQWRKFSQDAQTLDFIRNFRGHYFAMNSKREVNPNQIKKLLQKVETVVQCNGGLYYPQEMSEVQNKNIMEETQEEERQTSWQEEDQVSKKQTLERKSNAEDQTKETQEKTIEKEEPQWNTAEEIQTWLASGARGGENRASSCESDNESLERNDMMKLEHKIEEKTLWRLEEQNEELESIPSDLRQILENIEEQEERGATGGGLDSVSDLRIVLLGGTEVGKSSSGNTILGREAFGKERFTDTIDAWRHDGVLKNKTITVVDTGHLFDLMCGCVNDEVAPWLSDLMDQFFALCNPGPHVFLAVVKTPGDSIDMISSINRVFGSEFLKRTLILITHGDECGTDTLEKTPDLQRFIDVYEVGCHVFNNKEKEDRTQVTELLEKIQVLMQKNEGRCYTTEMYQNRKIEVLVENNEGRFTK; the protein is encoded by the exons ccagagctgaggaTGGTTCTGTTGGGTTGCACTGGTGCTGGAAAGAGTTCCACTGCCAATGCAATATTAGGAACAGTAGATTTCAGAGAGACTGAAACCACCAAGTGTGAGATGAGCAGCAGGATTGTGGAGGGTAGAAACATCTCAGTGATTGATACTCCAGGAATGAACAACACCTCACTGACGGAAAAACAATGGAGAATTGAAATACAAAGGTGTGCAGAGCTTTCTCATCCTGGTCCTCACGTATTCCTGCTGGTGATCCGACTCTGGAACTTTACAAAGGAGGATAGAAAAGCTGTCTGGTGGATTCGGGAACACTTTGGAGAAGAAGCTCTGAAGTTCACAGTGATACTGTTCACAGGGAGAGAAGAACTGTCACATAGACAGTGGAGGAAGTTCTCTCAGGATGCTCAAACTCTGGATTTTATCAGGAACTTCAGAGGTCATTATTTTGCAATGAACAGCAAGCGAGAGGTTAATCCAAATCAGATCAAAAAACTGTTGCAGAAGGTCGAGACTGTGGTCCAATGCAATGGAGGTCTCTACTACCCTCAAGAGATGTCCGAGGTTCAGAATAAGAACATTATGGAAGAGACACAAGaggaagaaagacagacaagTTGGCAAGAGGAGGATCAAGTCAGTAAGAAGCAAACGCTGGAGAGAAAATCAAATGCAGAAGACCAGACGAAGGAAACCCAAGAGAAGACAATTGAAAAAGAAGAACCTCAATGGAATACAGCAGAGGAAATCCAAACATGGCTAGCATCAGGTGCAAGGGGAGGTGAAAACAGAGCTTCAAGCTGTGAGAGTGATAATGAAAGCTTAGAAAGAAATGACATGATGAAGCTTGAACATAAGATAGAAGAAAAGACGTTATGGAGACTGGAAGAGCAAAATGAGGAGTTGGAATCCATCCCGTCTGATTTGAGACAAATATTAGAGAATATTGAGGAACAGGAGGAGAGAGGAGCCACAGGTGGAGGACTCGATTCAG TGAGTGATCTGAGGATTGTGCTGCTGGGTGGTACTGAAGTTGGGAAAAGCTCATCAGGAAACACCATCCTGGGCAGAGAGGCGTTCGGTAAAGAACGTTTCACTGATACCATAGATGCCTGGAGACATGATGGAGTTCTGAAGAATAAAACCATCACTGTGGTCGACACTGGTCATTTGTTTGACCTGATGTGTGGATGTGTGAATGATGAAGTGGCTCCATGGCTCAGTGATCtaatggatcagtttttcgccCTGTGTAATCCTGGTCCTCATGTGTTTTTGGCTGTTGTGAAAACTCCTGGTGACTCAATCGATATGATTTCTTCAATAAACAGAGTATTCGGGTCTGAATTTTTGAAACGAACTTTAATCCTGATAACCCATGGGGACGAATGTGGAACAGACACTTTAGAGAAGACACCAGACCTGCAAAGGTTTATCGATGTGTATGAAGTAGGGTGTCACGTCTTCAACAACAAGGAGAAAGAAGATAGAACTCAGGTCACAGAGCTGCTGGAGAAGATCCAGGTCTTAATGCAGAAGAATGAAGGGAGGTGTTACACAACTGAGATGTACCAGAACAGAAAGATTGAGGTCTTGGTAGAGAATAATGAAGGTAGGTTCACTAAATGA
- the LOC134328493 gene encoding uncharacterized protein LOC134328493, translating to MVMAYKGVSELRLVLLGCTGAGKSSTANAILGTEDFRETETTKCEMSSRIVEGRNISVIDTPGINNTSLTEEQWRTEIKRCAELSHPGPHVFLLVIRLCNFTKEDRKAVWWIQEHFGEEALKFTVILFTGREELSNRQWRKFSQDAQTLHIAMNSMREVNPYQIKKLLQKVETVVQDNGGLYYPQEMFEVYQNKKITQETHEQERQKQESKKQMLKRLLKAVYQKKQIRETTTKQEDPQWDDAEEIHRGLTSGACAYMSSYKGDSQSLERLYTFMKLENEIEENKTLWRLEEQYKDFESIPFDLRQILENIEELEERGATGGGLDSVCDLRIMLMGRIGAGKSSSGNSILGREAFGWERFTDTIYVWRHDGVLENKTITVVDTDHLFEVICKHIVDDEFFMLCNPGPHVFLAVVKTPGDSIDMISSIKKVFGSEFLKHTLILITHGDKCGKDTEKILKKTPDLQKLIHKYEVGCHVFNNKEKEDRTQVTELLKKIQVLVQKNEGRCYTAEMYRNRKKIEALVQNEKKHDTAGKKQKMKQVDQQESCSLL from the exons ATGGTCATGGCATATAAAGGAGTTTCAG agctgaggttGGTTCTGTTGGGTTGCACTGGTGCTGGGAAGAGTTCCACTGCCAATGCAATATTAGGAACAGAAGATTTCAGAGAGACCGAAACCACCAAGTGTGAGATGAGCAGCAGGATTGTGGAGGGTAGAAACATCTCAGTGATCGATACTCCAGGAATTAACAACACCTCACTGACCGAAGAACAATGGAGAACCGAAATAAAAAGGTGTGCAGAGCTTTCTCATCCTGGTCCTCATGTGTTCCTGCTGGTGATCAGACTCTGCAACTTTACAAAGGAGGATAGAAAAGCTGTCTGGTGGATTCAGGAACACTTTGGAGAAGAAGCCCTGAAGTTCACCGTGATATTGTTCACAGGGAGAGAAGAACTGTCAAACAGACAGTGGAGGAAGTTCTCTCAGGATGCTCAAACTCTGCATATTGCAATGAACAGCATGCGAGAGGTTAATCCATATCAGATCAAAAAACTGTTGCAGAAGGTCGAGACTGTTGTTCAAGACAACGGAGGTCTCTACTACCCTCAAGAGATGTTTGAGGTTTATCAGAATAAGAAAATTACTCAAGAGACACATGAGCAAGAAAGACAGAAACAAGAGAGTAAGAAGCAAATGCTGAAGAGATTATTGAAAGCAGTGTACCAGAAGAAGCAAATCCGAGAGACAACAACTAAACAAGAAGACCCACAATGGGACGACGCAGAAGAAATCCATAGAGGGCTAACATCAGGTGCATGTGCATATATGAGCAGCTATAAGGGAGATAGTCAAAGCCTAGAAAGACTGTATACTTTCATGAAGCTTGAGAATGAGATAGAAGAAAACAAGACGTTATGGAGACTGGAAGAGCAATATAAGGATTTCGAATCCATCCCGTTTGATTTGAGACAAATATTAGAGAATATTGAGGAACTGGAGGAGAGAGGAGCCACAGGTGGAGGACTCGATTCAG TGTGTGATCTGAGGATTATGCTGATGGGTCGTATTGGAGCAGGTAAAAGCTCATCAGGAAACAGCATCCTGGGCCGAGAGGCGTTTGGTTGGGAACGTTTCACTGATACCATATATGTCTGGAGACATGATGGAGTTCTGGAGAATAAAACCATCACTGTGGTCGACACTGATCATTTGTTTGAAGTGATCTGTAAACACATTGTGGACGATGAA TTTTTTATGTTGTGTAATCCTGGTCCTCATGTGTTTTTGGCTGTTGTGAAAACTCCAGGTGACTCAATCGACATGATTTCCTCAATAAAGAAAGTATTCGGGTCTGAATTTTTGAAACACACGTTAATCCTGATAACCCATGGAGACAAATGTGGAAAAGACACTGAGAAGATTTTAAAGAAGACACCAGACCTCCAAAAGCTTATCCACAAGTATGAGGTAGGGTGTCACGTCTTCAACAACAAGGAGAAAGAAGATAGAACTCAGGTCACGGAGCTGCTGAAGAAGATCCAGGTCTTGGTGCAGAAGAATGAAGGGAGGTGTTATACAGCTGAGATGTACCGGAACAGAAAGAAGATCGAGGCTTTGGTGCAGAATGAAAAGAAACATGATACAGCTGGGAAGAAGCAAAAAATGAAGCAGGTGGACCAACAGGAAAGCTGTTCGCTGCTGTGA